In Aquimarina sp. TRL1, a single window of DNA contains:
- a CDS encoding PASTA domain-containing protein, giving the protein MKLLKFIFSKMFLIQLVIAVAMVAILCFVGLRWLDSTTNHDQRIVVPSLSKKTLDEVKLILEEHSLRFEVQDSANFNPEYPRFSVIEQNPAAGNMVKENRKIYVTLNPSGYKKVEVPRVVQKTLRQAKPQLLALGFKIGTVTYKPNIAKDMVLELRYNGKKLSPGTKLMKTSAIDLILGDGNRGTVNLSSD; this is encoded by the coding sequence ATGAAATTACTCAAGTTTATATTCAGTAAAATGTTCCTTATCCAATTAGTAATTGCTGTGGCAATGGTGGCTATTTTATGCTTTGTGGGCCTACGTTGGTTGGATAGTACTACCAATCACGATCAGCGAATAGTAGTACCCAGTTTAAGCAAGAAAACACTTGATGAGGTAAAACTAATTTTGGAAGAACATTCATTGAGATTTGAGGTACAGGATTCAGCAAATTTTAATCCTGAGTATCCCAGGTTTTCTGTAATAGAACAAAACCCTGCGGCAGGAAATATGGTAAAAGAAAACAGAAAGATATATGTAACCCTGAACCCATCAGGATATAAGAAAGTAGAAGTCCCTAGAGTTGTACAGAAAACATTGCGTCAGGCAAAACCCCAACTATTGGCTTTAGGGTTTAAAATAGGTACCGTAACCTATAAACCGAATATAGCCAAAGACATGGTGTTAGAGTTACGATATAACGGTAAAAAACTGAGCCCGGGAACTAAATTGATGAAGACTTCTGCAATCGATTTGATTTTGGGAGATGGGAACAGAGGAACCGTAAACCTTTCTTCGGATTAA
- a CDS encoding D-alanine--D-alanine ligase: MKKNIAILMGGYSSEFDISVNSGHVVYKHLDKSKYTPYRVIISKEDWYYLDEEEARHPIDRSDFSFHLNGDKITFDAAFNTVHGTPGEDGLLQAYFELLGIPQTACDFYQAALTFNKRDCISAVKPYGIPCATNYYLNKGDQVHVKEIINQVGLPCFVKANKSGSSYGVSKVKTAEEMLPAIEVAYKEDDEIIIESFLSGTEVSVGVIHYKGKDIVLPITEIVSENEFFDYAAKYEGKSQEITPARLSEEDRKKVEEIALKVYQVLKMSGFSRSEYIFHNGVPHFIEMNTNPGLSEASILPQQAQKAGISLTELFSNAIEMCL; the protein is encoded by the coding sequence ATGAAAAAAAATATAGCCATTCTTATGGGAGGATACTCCAGTGAATTCGACATTTCTGTCAATAGCGGTCATGTTGTCTATAAACACCTGGATAAAAGCAAATATACTCCTTATCGGGTCATCATTAGTAAGGAAGATTGGTACTACCTGGATGAAGAAGAGGCGCGACATCCTATTGACCGAAGTGATTTCTCTTTCCATCTCAATGGGGATAAAATTACTTTTGACGCAGCCTTTAATACTGTTCATGGCACTCCGGGAGAAGATGGTTTATTACAAGCATATTTTGAGCTCCTCGGAATCCCACAAACTGCCTGTGATTTTTATCAGGCTGCCTTAACCTTTAACAAAAGAGATTGCATCAGTGCAGTCAAACCATACGGAATTCCCTGTGCTACTAATTATTACCTCAATAAGGGAGATCAGGTTCATGTAAAAGAGATTATTAATCAGGTAGGACTTCCTTGTTTTGTAAAAGCAAATAAATCCGGAAGTAGTTATGGGGTTTCTAAAGTCAAAACCGCTGAAGAAATGCTTCCGGCCATTGAAGTTGCCTATAAAGAGGATGATGAGATTATTATCGAATCTTTTCTGAGCGGAACAGAAGTGTCTGTAGGTGTTATTCACTATAAAGGAAAAGACATCGTACTCCCGATTACCGAAATCGTCTCGGAGAATGAATTCTTTGATTATGCAGCTAAGTATGAAGGAAAATCCCAGGAGATTACTCCGGCAAGATTATCAGAAGAAGATAGAAAGAAAGTAGAAGAGATTGCACTAAAAGTCTACCAGGTTTTAAAAATGTCCGGATTCTCCAGAAGTGAATATATCTTCCACAATGGGGTTCCTCATTTTATAGAAATGAATACAAATCCAGGATTAAGTGAAGCAAGTATCTTGCCTCAGCAAGCACAAAAAGCAGGTATCAGCCTTACAGAACTATTTAGTAATGCGATAGAAATGTGCCTGTAA
- the coaD gene encoding pantetheine-phosphate adenylyltransferase produces MRRAVFPGSFDPITLGHYDIIERGLTLFDEIILAIGVNADKKYMFSLEERKRFIEESFKDVPKIKVMTYEGLTVDFCKKQQANFILRGLRNPGDFEFEKAIAHTNRKMSEIETVFLLTSSGKSYISSSIVRDVIRNGGDYTGLVPDTVRVQ; encoded by the coding sequence ATGAGAAGAGCTGTTTTTCCGGGGTCTTTTGATCCTATTACCTTAGGGCATTACGATATCATCGAACGAGGACTCACGCTATTCGATGAAATTATTCTTGCAATTGGAGTGAATGCCGATAAAAAATACATGTTTTCACTGGAAGAAAGAAAGCGATTTATCGAGGAATCTTTTAAAGATGTTCCAAAAATTAAAGTAATGACTTACGAGGGATTAACTGTTGATTTTTGCAAAAAACAACAAGCCAATTTTATCCTCAGAGGATTGCGTAATCCAGGGGACTTTGAATTCGAAAAAGCAATTGCTCACACGAATAGGAAAATGTCTGAAATAGAAACTGTTTTCCTTCTGACCTCTTCTGGAAAAAGTTATATCTCGTCTTCTATTGTCAGAGATGTGATCCGCAATGGAGGAGATTATACAGGGCTTGTACCTGATACGGTGCGCGTACAATAA
- a CDS encoding class I SAM-dependent methyltransferase, with amino-acid sequence MKVHETAFIVSTYRSLHETISKDPYARLWNNDKTNSLLPEIFQQISSKEAILHAIRNRFFLEELTAFFKHHPTGTLINFGAGFSMYQFILPAHIHTIEIDKQPIIEYKKSQIGQWIKDGTLPPRVIDYHAVDFATNTTKEIVAKIAPYIQHTPTFVLLEGVLFFLDTTTTNKLFEVFSLLQKPGDQIGSVSYQPEVASTEVYNRLLHYFDRNNQTNELFAHQTIPSSFYHSINGYTVEKEIDEFTLAATYAPEENILIKEAILNESLYILKRR; translated from the coding sequence ATGAAAGTTCACGAAACAGCATTCATTGTCTCTACTTATAGATCTCTTCACGAAACGATTAGTAAAGATCCCTATGCCAGATTGTGGAACAATGATAAGACCAATTCTCTGCTTCCGGAAATATTTCAACAAATTTCTTCTAAAGAAGCCATCCTACATGCAATAAGAAATCGTTTTTTTCTGGAAGAGCTTACCGCTTTCTTCAAACATCACCCAACGGGAACACTCATTAATTTTGGAGCAGGATTTAGCATGTATCAATTTATACTACCTGCTCATATACATACAATCGAAATTGACAAACAACCTATCATTGAATATAAGAAATCTCAAATTGGTCAATGGATTAAAGATGGAACCTTGCCTCCACGGGTAATCGACTATCACGCTGTGGATTTTGCTACAAATACGACAAAAGAGATCGTTGCTAAAATAGCTCCGTATATCCAACATACTCCTACTTTTGTACTGTTAGAAGGTGTCTTATTTTTTCTGGATACTACGACTACAAACAAACTGTTTGAAGTTTTTTCTTTATTACAAAAACCAGGGGATCAAATCGGAAGCGTATCTTATCAACCCGAAGTAGCCAGTACTGAAGTATACAACCGGTTACTACACTATTTTGATCGCAATAATCAGACGAATGAACTATTTGCTCACCAGACGATTCCTTCTTCTTTTTATCATTCTATCAATGGATATACAGTAGAGAAAGAAATAGATGAGTTCACGCTCGCAGCTACTTATGCTCCAGAGGAAAATATACTGATCAAAGAGGCTATCCTCAATGAAAGCTTGTATATCCTAAAAAGAAGATAA
- a CDS encoding T9SS type A sorting domain-containing protein gives MKKQLTIWLCFIMFGLSAHVIAQSNPLPEGLPPSRISFKVNNKTVYIPYWRNLAIGTRRTNITNAIIAFHGVNQYGKSVYDNLRSAAISEGQLNNSLIVSPIMMELDHMNYHNLDKNTYAYWTRRWKFGDLSQNSNRVSSFTVIDKIVEILLRNNPNLKTLTITGFSAGGQMINRYAAGSRVSIPSNVKVQYVSYAPSIYLYPDSRRRISGSENRFRTPSTNCSNYNKYEFGINGNLNSYMRATGATAIKRNLTNRTVYQMIGERDTGTRYLDVRCGAKLQGDNRYQRARIYTNYVRRYYMRNDNKKLLVARGYGHSAGAYKARNVRKVFFASSRRSKAFDVHEFDKETSTNEITVYPNPASNRLHLSGDSKNTSYSIFNPQGKMVRKGINNAPEITIEDLQPGMYFIQIKTDTFTTQKTFIKN, from the coding sequence ATGAAAAAACAACTAACTATCTGGCTTTGCTTCATTATGTTTGGACTTAGCGCACATGTAATTGCACAATCTAACCCTTTGCCAGAAGGACTACCGCCTTCCAGAATTTCTTTTAAAGTAAATAACAAAACAGTATATATTCCATATTGGCGAAACCTGGCTATTGGCACCCGAAGAACGAATATCACTAATGCTATTATTGCTTTTCACGGGGTAAATCAATACGGAAAATCCGTGTATGATAATTTAAGATCCGCAGCTATTTCTGAAGGACAATTAAACAACTCCCTTATTGTTTCTCCTATTATGATGGAACTCGATCATATGAATTATCACAACCTGGATAAAAACACATACGCTTATTGGACCAGGAGGTGGAAATTTGGAGATCTGTCTCAAAACAGCAACCGGGTTAGCTCTTTTACGGTCATTGATAAAATTGTCGAAATATTACTTAGAAATAACCCTAATCTAAAAACACTGACAATTACTGGTTTTTCTGCCGGAGGACAAATGATCAATCGATATGCAGCCGGAAGTCGCGTTTCTATTCCTTCCAATGTTAAAGTACAATATGTTTCTTATGCGCCTTCTATCTACCTATATCCCGACAGTAGACGTCGAATTTCCGGATCTGAAAACAGATTTAGAACACCTTCTACCAATTGTAGTAATTACAACAAATATGAATTTGGAATCAATGGGAACCTAAATTCATATATGAGAGCTACCGGAGCAACTGCTATCAAAAGAAATTTAACCAATAGAACGGTATACCAAATGATCGGAGAGCGAGATACAGGAACCCGTTATCTGGATGTCCGATGTGGTGCCAAATTACAAGGCGATAATCGATACCAACGTGCTCGCATCTACACCAATTATGTACGCAGGTATTATATGAGAAATGACAATAAAAAATTGTTAGTAGCCCGTGGATATGGTCACTCTGCAGGTGCATACAAAGCCCGAAATGTAAGAAAAGTATTCTTTGCTTCATCCCGAAGATCCAAAGCTTTTGATGTGCACGAATTCGACAAAGAAACATCTACTAATGAAATTACTGTATACCCGAACCCGGCTTCAAATAGGTTACATCTATCAGGTGATAGTAAAAATACTTCTTACAGCATCTTTAATCCTCAGGGAAAAATGGTTAGAAAAGGAATAAATAACGCCCCTGAAATTACCATAGAAGACCTACAGCCCGGGATGTATTTTATTCAAATAAAAACGGATACTTTCACTACGCAAAAGACCTTTATAAAAAACTAA